One Natrinema longum genomic window carries:
- a CDS encoding class I SAM-dependent methyltransferase has protein sequence MREFSESYLSRTREGMWADSRDALEPLELESRDRSLDVGCGTGELSRVLAAESPGEVIGCDADPDLLGAASERVPVVAGDAGRLPFPDDAFDLVVCQALLINLPEPARAVAEFARVSSDLVAAVEPDNAAVEIDSSVDAEGRLEGRARRAYIDGVDTDVTLGADAREAFEAAGLDVLATRRYDHVRTVEPPYSTGALTAARRKATGEGLADDRATMLSGALTESEYDELRGSWREMGRDVIDQMETREYRREEVVPFFVTVGRMP, from the coding sequence GTGCGCGAGTTCTCCGAATCCTATCTCAGCCGGACCCGCGAGGGGATGTGGGCCGATTCCCGCGACGCGCTCGAGCCACTCGAACTCGAGTCCCGCGATCGGAGCCTCGACGTGGGCTGTGGAACCGGCGAGTTGAGTCGCGTGCTCGCGGCGGAGTCGCCGGGCGAGGTGATCGGCTGCGATGCGGATCCCGACCTGCTCGGGGCCGCGAGCGAGCGCGTCCCGGTCGTGGCCGGCGACGCCGGTCGGCTGCCCTTTCCCGACGATGCGTTCGATCTCGTGGTCTGTCAGGCGCTGTTGATCAACCTCCCCGAGCCCGCACGCGCCGTCGCCGAGTTCGCTCGCGTCTCGAGTGACCTCGTCGCGGCGGTCGAGCCGGACAACGCCGCAGTCGAGATCGACTCGAGCGTCGACGCCGAAGGTCGACTCGAGGGCCGGGCACGGCGGGCCTACATCGACGGGGTGGACACGGACGTCACGCTCGGGGCCGACGCCCGCGAGGCCTTCGAAGCGGCGGGACTGGACGTACTCGCGACCCGCCGGTACGATCACGTTCGAACGGTCGAGCCGCCCTACAGCACCGGCGCACTGACGGCCGCCCGTCGGAAGGCGACCGGCGAGGGGCTGGCCGACGACCGGGCGACGATGCTTTCGGGTGCGTTGACCGAATCGGAGTACGACGAACTTCGCGGTTCGTGGCGGGAGATGGGGCGGGACGTAATCGACCAGATGGAAACACGGGAGTACCGCCGCGAGGAGGTCGTGCCGTTTTTCGTGACGGTCGGTCGGATGCCGTGA
- a CDS encoding GMC family oxidoreductase produces MSEARSPPESAAPITDEAVDRTPVADADVCVIGAGPAGGIVADRLAEAGREVVILEAGPRFDPADRLARQERAIRPFYDRPDVWDGDPERDAYSASGDRHYPLNRARVKGVGGSTLHWQGMVMRLHEADFNSRSVRGVGADWPIDYADLQPYYAEAERELGIAGAADNPFAPPREEPHPMPAFPPSYSDSLFAEACDELEIAMHSVPNARNSESYDDRSACVGYGTCRPVCPSGAKYDATVHVERAERKGATVIDRAPVQRLVHDADEIEAAVYATPDDERHRQEADAFVVACGGVETPRLLLLSESSHYPDGLANSSGLVGRYFMEHSFAGTFGVLDEPTRQNHVGFLTSESHQFYDDADAEYAPFKLEFFNFAGPSPVGMALTGDDWGDDLLERIRGDYGTHIAMGALIEQLPREDSYVGLDPERTDDHGNPVPHVHLTVGDRARRTMERANEIQRDVFEELGAEIEWQDGPENTIPTNHHMGTTRMGNDPAESVVDPTLRTHDLENCWIASSSVFPTGGAMNPTLTIAALALKAGDHVLESV; encoded by the coding sequence GTGAGCGAGGCTCGATCGCCCCCCGAATCGGCAGCCCCCATCACTGACGAGGCTGTCGACCGAACGCCCGTCGCGGACGCAGACGTCTGCGTGATCGGGGCGGGCCCCGCGGGTGGGATCGTCGCGGACCGACTCGCCGAGGCCGGGCGCGAGGTCGTGATCCTGGAGGCCGGGCCGCGGTTCGATCCGGCCGACAGGCTCGCCAGACAGGAACGGGCGATCCGGCCGTTCTACGACCGGCCGGACGTCTGGGACGGCGATCCCGAACGCGATGCGTACTCGGCGTCGGGCGACCGACACTACCCGCTGAACCGCGCCCGGGTCAAGGGCGTCGGCGGCTCGACGCTCCACTGGCAGGGGATGGTGATGCGGCTCCACGAGGCGGATTTCAACTCTCGGAGCGTCCGCGGAGTCGGCGCGGATTGGCCGATCGACTACGCGGACCTCCAGCCATACTACGCCGAGGCCGAGCGGGAACTGGGGATCGCCGGTGCCGCCGACAATCCCTTCGCGCCGCCCCGGGAAGAACCGCATCCGATGCCGGCGTTTCCGCCATCCTACAGCGACAGCCTGTTCGCCGAGGCCTGCGACGAACTCGAGATCGCGATGCACTCCGTGCCGAACGCGCGCAACTCCGAGAGCTACGACGACCGAAGCGCCTGCGTCGGCTACGGCACCTGTCGACCGGTCTGCCCCTCCGGTGCGAAGTACGACGCGACGGTCCACGTCGAGCGCGCCGAGCGCAAGGGCGCGACCGTGATCGATCGTGCGCCGGTCCAGCGTCTCGTACACGACGCCGACGAGATCGAGGCGGCCGTCTACGCAACCCCCGACGACGAGCGCCACCGCCAGGAAGCCGACGCCTTCGTCGTGGCCTGTGGCGGCGTCGAGACGCCCCGCCTGCTGCTCCTCTCGGAGTCGAGTCACTACCCCGACGGACTGGCCAACTCGAGCGGCCTCGTCGGCCGGTATTTCATGGAACACTCGTTTGCGGGCACGTTCGGCGTCCTCGACGAGCCGACCCGGCAGAACCACGTCGGCTTCCTGACCAGCGAGTCCCACCAGTTCTACGACGACGCCGACGCGGAGTACGCCCCCTTCAAACTCGAGTTCTTCAACTTCGCCGGCCCCTCGCCCGTCGGCATGGCGCTGACCGGCGACGACTGGGGCGACGACTTGCTCGAGCGAATCCGCGGCGACTACGGCACTCACATCGCCATGGGCGCGCTGATCGAACAGCTCCCCCGCGAGGACAGCTACGTCGGGCTCGACCCCGAGCGGACCGACGATCACGGCAACCCCGTCCCCCACGTCCACTTGACCGTCGGCGATCGAGCGCGCCGGACGATGGAGCGGGCAAACGAGATCCAGCGGGACGTCTTCGAGGAGCTGGGTGCCGAGATCGAGTGGCAGGACGGCCCCGAAAACACGATTCCGACCAATCATCACATGGGAACGACCCGCATGGGGAACGACCCCGCCGAGAGCGTCGTCGATCCCACGCTGCGAACGCACGACCTCGAGAACTGCTGGATCGCCTCGAGCAGCGTCTTCCCGACCGGCGGGGCTATGAACCCGACGCTGACGATCGCGGCGCTCGCGCTCAAGGCCGGAGACCACGTCCTCGAGTCGGTTTAG
- a CDS encoding gluconate 2-dehydrogenase subunit 3 family protein produces MELTRRDAVAALAALGGGTLAGCAAPRGAPPDGNGTDSGADVDTELIRETMVAAAEVVYPSAVTGTRPFVERFLEGRLADPTHAAELDAVVAELDELADAWYADGVAALSVAERDRFFRELRADTAEENPDGTTAQRVRYYVVNELLVALYASPTGGELVGIENPQGHAGGIESYQRGPRS; encoded by the coding sequence ATGGAGCTGACCAGACGGGACGCGGTCGCCGCACTGGCTGCGCTCGGCGGGGGGACGCTGGCGGGCTGTGCCGCTCCCAGAGGAGCGCCTCCCGACGGGAACGGCACCGATTCGGGGGCCGACGTCGATACCGAACTGATTCGGGAGACGATGGTCGCGGCCGCCGAGGTCGTCTATCCAAGCGCGGTTACCGGGACGCGGCCGTTCGTCGAGCGGTTCCTCGAGGGTCGACTGGCTGATCCGACACACGCCGCCGAACTGGACGCGGTGGTCGCGGAACTGGACGAACTCGCCGACGCGTGGTACGCCGACGGCGTCGCGGCGCTGTCCGTGGCCGAACGCGATCGGTTCTTTCGAGAACTCCGCGCCGATACCGCCGAGGAGAACCCGGACGGGACGACCGCCCAACGGGTCCGGTACTACGTCGTCAACGAACTCCTGGTGGCACTGTACGCCTCGCCCACGGGCGGGGAACTGGTCGGCATCGAGAACCCGCAAGGCCACGCGGGTGGAATCGAAAGCTACCAGCGGGGGCCACGATCGTGA
- a CDS encoding deoxyribonuclease IV — MKVGAHVSISGSRVSSDDETPPYDDVRNAVHRQVAFGGNCGQIFTTSPQVWAQPELSDEAAEGFRAESDERLEGPWVIHSAYLVNLCTPKDDLRRKSTESMQAELDAADTLGIPYVNVHLGAHTGAGVEGGLDNAASVIDDLEVPEDVTILIESDAGSGTKLGGEFEHLAGIVDRTDTDIGICIDTAHTLVAGNDLTTPEAVDETIGRFDDEVGLEYLEYIHLNDSKHDVGTHKDEHAHIGEGFIGEDGMKAIVNHPDLRELPFALETPTEDGRGFAWNIEKVKELRES; from the coding sequence ATGAAAGTCGGAGCACACGTTTCGATTTCCGGTTCGCGCGTCTCCTCGGACGACGAAACGCCGCCCTACGACGACGTTCGCAACGCCGTCCACCGCCAAGTCGCGTTCGGCGGCAACTGCGGGCAGATCTTCACGACCTCGCCGCAGGTCTGGGCCCAGCCCGAACTCAGCGACGAGGCCGCAGAGGGCTTTCGCGCGGAGAGCGACGAGCGACTCGAGGGGCCGTGGGTGATCCACTCCGCGTACCTCGTGAACCTCTGTACGCCAAAAGACGACCTCCGGCGGAAGTCCACGGAGAGCATGCAGGCCGAACTCGACGCCGCCGACACACTGGGTATCCCGTACGTAAACGTCCACCTCGGGGCGCATACGGGTGCCGGCGTCGAGGGTGGCCTCGACAACGCCGCGAGCGTCATCGACGACCTCGAGGTCCCCGAGGACGTAACGATCCTCATCGAGTCCGACGCGGGCAGCGGCACGAAGCTCGGCGGCGAGTTCGAGCACCTCGCGGGGATCGTCGATCGCACGGACACGGACATCGGCATCTGTATCGACACCGCCCACACGCTGGTCGCGGGCAACGACCTCACCACGCCCGAGGCGGTCGACGAGACGATCGGCCGGTTCGACGACGAGGTGGGCCTCGAGTATCTGGAGTACATCCACCTCAACGACTCGAAACACGACGTCGGCACGCACAAGGACGAACACGCCCACATCGGCGAGGGCTTCATCGGCGAGGACGGGATGAAGGCCATCGTGAACCATCCCGACCTGCGGGAGCTGCCCTTCGCACTCGAGACGCCGACCGAAGACGGCCGCGGCTTCGCGTGGAACATCGAGAAGGTCAAGGAACTGCGGGAGTCGTAA
- a CDS encoding dolichyl-phosphate hexose transferase — protein sequence MSSGEQTETTTETGEAEYTFNDLSVVMGTYNEEEAIGKVLADIEDVTDGKAEVVCVDGSSDRTPEIAREHGATVIEQEPQGYGVAVRAAILEPDRPIVVTTDCDDTYPMEQLPEFLALINDGHDVVSGDRLYHGADAMPGFNRFGNQVFAAVASVLMGTRVHDTTTGMRAYRRDVVESIEWTENTGLSAELLIRPLMRGYDVREHPIEYRERAGQTKLDPLQGGVEIARSIVKVSLEERLRELPHRPTQ from the coding sequence ATGAGTAGCGGAGAGCAAACCGAGACGACGACCGAAACCGGCGAGGCGGAGTACACGTTCAACGATCTCAGCGTCGTCATGGGGACCTACAACGAGGAGGAAGCGATCGGCAAAGTGCTCGCGGACATCGAGGACGTCACCGACGGGAAGGCGGAGGTCGTCTGCGTCGACGGCTCCTCGGATCGAACGCCCGAGATCGCCCGCGAGCACGGTGCGACAGTCATCGAGCAAGAACCGCAGGGGTACGGCGTCGCCGTGCGCGCGGCGATCCTCGAGCCCGATCGCCCGATCGTCGTGACGACCGACTGTGACGACACCTATCCGATGGAGCAACTGCCCGAGTTCCTCGCGTTGATCAACGACGGACACGACGTCGTCAGTGGCGATCGGCTCTACCACGGTGCCGACGCGATGCCCGGATTCAATCGCTTCGGCAATCAGGTCTTCGCGGCGGTTGCGAGCGTCCTGATGGGCACTCGCGTCCACGACACGACGACCGGAATGCGGGCCTACCGCCGCGACGTTGTCGAATCGATCGAGTGGACCGAGAACACCGGCCTGTCGGCCGAACTCCTGATCCGCCCGCTGATGCGAGGCTACGACGTCCGCGAGCACCCCATCGAGTACCGCGAGCGCGCCGGTCAGACGAAGCTCGATCCGCTGCAAGGCGGCGTCGAAATCGCGCGATCGATCGTCAAAGTCTCGCTCGAGGAGCGGCTCCGAGAGTTGCCCCACCGGCCGACGCAGTAA
- a CDS encoding pentapeptide repeat-containing protein, with protein MTERRCGHVTNSSGVDEVGAICCWRPTWGETDCCLWHTERVVPRDEYERNTPEPDERLDGANFRETTLSGASFLAGRSLLEADFTNAVLDGADLSETDLRRATFRDIDAHGTSFRNANLHDAVFVFADLRGADFRGARLYRAGLTDVRLNLETAFDERSVYEDDIVGSPPSDEGTEPVDSAKWVYRELQRLYDENAFPEKVHAYYVREMDLRRRQAWRVGAYLQGIKLAGSRWVMHYGTSPWRVVATSVLLILVCAALYPLTGGIQEVGTETAVTYQIEDPAETPGPVLVRAFLKSLYFSIITFATLGYGDIQPVAGFARAIASIETLLGSVLMALLVFVLTRSVHY; from the coding sequence ATGACCGAGAGGCGTTGCGGTCACGTGACGAACAGCAGCGGCGTCGACGAAGTGGGGGCGATCTGTTGCTGGCGGCCCACGTGGGGGGAGACCGACTGCTGTCTCTGGCACACCGAGCGCGTCGTTCCGAGGGACGAGTACGAGCGCAACACCCCGGAGCCAGACGAACGGCTCGACGGGGCGAACTTTCGAGAAACGACGTTGAGCGGCGCGTCGTTCCTCGCGGGCCGATCACTCCTCGAGGCGGATTTCACGAACGCGGTCCTCGACGGTGCCGACCTCTCGGAGACGGATCTCCGGCGGGCCACGTTTCGGGACATCGACGCCCACGGAACGTCGTTCCGGAACGCGAACCTCCACGACGCGGTGTTCGTCTTCGCCGATCTCCGCGGTGCTGATTTCCGCGGTGCGAGGCTCTATCGTGCGGGCTTGACCGACGTCCGGCTGAACCTCGAGACGGCGTTCGACGAGCGGTCGGTGTACGAGGACGACATCGTCGGGTCGCCGCCGAGCGACGAGGGAACCGAACCGGTCGACTCCGCAAAATGGGTGTATCGTGAGCTACAGCGGCTGTACGACGAGAACGCGTTTCCGGAGAAGGTCCACGCATACTACGTGCGTGAGATGGACCTTCGCCGGCGACAGGCGTGGCGGGTCGGTGCGTACCTCCAGGGGATAAAGCTCGCCGGCTCGCGCTGGGTCATGCACTACGGGACGAGCCCGTGGCGCGTCGTGGCGACGTCGGTGCTCCTGATTCTCGTCTGTGCCGCGTTGTACCCGCTGACCGGCGGCATTCAGGAAGTCGGGACGGAGACCGCGGTCACCTACCAGATCGAAGACCCTGCCGAGACGCCGGGCCCTGTTCTCGTTCGAGCGTTCCTCAAGAGCCTCTACTTCAGCATCATCACGTTCGCCACGCTCGGGTACGGCGACATCCAGCCCGTCGCCGGCTTCGCTCGCGCGATCGCCAGCATCGAGACCTTGCTCGGCTCGGTCCTGATGGCGTTGCTCGTTTTCGTCCTGACGAGGAGCGTCCACTATTGA
- a CDS encoding ABC transporter permease, which produces MKSLLSRRRDTTDGPTLGLLFLSGAIAVIVLFPLTYLLFEAMTVDTGRLWEMLVRPQTATIVTNSLLLMTGVTVLSALLGVPLAWLTVQTDLPFRRFWSVVAALPLVVPSYIGAFAFVSAFGPQGEFQSILEPLGIQQLPEIYGLPGATLVITLYTYPYVYLTVRAALLSFDTTLLDAARTLNHDTWTAFRRVTLPQIRPAVVAGALLAALYAVSDFGTPAIMRLPVFTQQIYVEYRSFGRDYAAFLSLQLLVIVLVVLVLEWWVRPDRTVQGDGSEGTGGPVVELGRWRWPATLLPAGVTGIALLVPLWILGLWLVTADPDARPELAFELEYALNSLLVAGAAAFVAVLVALPVAYVAARDESPLSTLFERSTYVGFAVPGIVLGLALVSFATTYETLRQSYGLTTLPALYQTIPLLVFAYVVRFMPQAVGSIRTTTLQVDTKLVEAAHTLGETPLRTFRKVTLPLIAPGVTAGAALVFLTTMKELPATLLLRPTGFETLVTIIWKAQGEAFFQYAVIPALLLLAVSGLSLLVLLTQGGREGL; this is translated from the coding sequence ATGAAATCTCTGCTCTCACGACGACGCGACACGACCGACGGACCGACGCTCGGGCTGTTGTTCCTGTCCGGTGCCATCGCCGTCATCGTCCTGTTCCCGCTTACGTACCTCCTCTTCGAGGCGATGACCGTCGACACGGGCCGGCTCTGGGAGATGCTCGTCCGCCCGCAAACCGCGACCATCGTTACGAACAGCCTCCTGTTAATGACCGGCGTCACGGTCCTCTCTGCGCTGCTCGGCGTCCCCCTGGCGTGGCTCACCGTCCAGACGGACCTCCCGTTTCGCCGCTTTTGGTCCGTCGTCGCGGCCCTCCCGTTGGTCGTCCCGAGCTACATCGGCGCGTTCGCGTTCGTCTCGGCGTTCGGACCACAGGGCGAGTTCCAGTCGATCCTCGAGCCACTGGGGATCCAGCAGTTGCCCGAAATCTACGGCCTCCCCGGTGCGACCCTGGTCATCACGCTCTACACCTATCCCTACGTCTACCTGACGGTCCGGGCCGCGTTGCTGTCGTTCGACACGACGCTGCTCGATGCCGCCCGCACCCTGAACCACGATACGTGGACGGCGTTTCGCCGCGTGACGCTCCCACAGATCCGACCCGCCGTCGTCGCCGGGGCGTTGCTCGCGGCGCTGTACGCCGTCTCCGACTTCGGGACGCCGGCGATCATGCGTCTGCCCGTCTTCACCCAGCAGATCTACGTCGAATATCGCTCCTTCGGCCGGGACTACGCCGCCTTTCTCTCGTTGCAACTGCTCGTCATCGTCCTCGTCGTCCTGGTTCTCGAGTGGTGGGTCCGACCCGACCGGACGGTCCAGGGCGACGGGTCGGAGGGGACCGGCGGCCCCGTCGTGGAACTCGGGCGATGGCGCTGGCCGGCGACGCTCCTTCCCGCCGGCGTGACCGGGATCGCGTTGCTGGTGCCGCTGTGGATCCTCGGCCTCTGGCTCGTGACCGCCGATCCGGACGCACGGCCCGAACTCGCGTTCGAACTCGAGTACGCGCTGAACTCCCTGCTGGTGGCCGGCGCGGCCGCGTTCGTCGCCGTCCTGGTCGCCCTGCCGGTCGCGTACGTCGCGGCCAGAGACGAGTCGCCGCTGTCGACGCTGTTCGAGCGATCGACCTACGTCGGCTTCGCCGTGCCGGGTATCGTACTCGGGCTCGCACTCGTCTCGTTTGCGACGACCTACGAGACCCTTCGACAGTCGTACGGCCTGACCACCCTCCCGGCGCTCTACCAGACGATTCCGCTGTTGGTGTTCGCCTACGTCGTCCGATTCATGCCCCAGGCCGTCGGCTCGATCCGGACGACGACGCTACAGGTCGATACGAAACTGGTCGAAGCTGCACACACGCTCGGCGAGACGCCGCTGCGGACGTTCCGAAAGGTGACGCTGCCGCTCATCGCCCCGGGCGTGACCGCCGGCGCGGCGCTGGTCTTCCTGACGACGATGAAGGAACTCCCGGCGACGCTACTCCTTCGGCCGACCGGCTTCGAAACCCTCGTCACGATCATCTGGAAGGCACAGGGCGAGGCGTTCTTCCAGTACGCCGTCATCCCCGCACTGCTGTTGCTCGCCGTCTCCGGGCTCTCGTTGCTCGTCCTCCTCACCCAGGGCGGGCGTGAGGGGCTATAA
- a CDS encoding DUF6230 family protein, with the protein MYETKRLVAGTGISILAVAIVGLIILSSATAYAAPLAGAGGFTVEADEIRSDEFLLYPGVGESDNAEATPALIVEQRDVEIDGLRLTREQSVDELPGLSGTMEISFTADETVEADQQYIKMTGLDAEEASFNGQVIKTQYHDDPNRQFQQAAGENADPEDGFITDIEGESPGTVQKDAEIDMLYLASNEITLPGLSVDLNYNPDGDK; encoded by the coding sequence ATGTATGAAACGAAGCGGCTAGTGGCCGGGACCGGGATCTCGATTCTCGCTGTTGCGATCGTGGGACTCATTATTCTCTCCTCGGCAACGGCGTACGCTGCACCGCTGGCCGGTGCTGGCGGGTTCACCGTCGAAGCCGACGAAATCAGATCCGATGAGTTCCTCCTCTATCCCGGCGTCGGAGAGAGCGATAACGCGGAAGCGACGCCAGCCCTCATCGTCGAACAACGGGATGTCGAAATCGACGGACTGAGACTGACCAGAGAACAATCGGTCGACGAACTGCCCGGACTCAGCGGCACGATGGAGATCTCGTTTACTGCCGACGAGACTGTCGAGGCGGATCAGCAGTACATCAAGATGACGGGACTCGACGCCGAGGAGGCGTCGTTCAACGGACAGGTCATCAAGACCCAGTACCACGACGATCCCAACCGGCAGTTCCAGCAGGCGGCCGGGGAGAACGCCGATCCCGAAGACGGCTTCATCACCGATATCGAAGGTGAGAGCCCCGGAACGGTACAGAAAGACGCCGAGATCGATATGCTGTACCTCGCCTCGAACGAGATTACGCTCCCGGGTCTCAGCGTCGACCTGAATTACAACCCCGATGGTGACAAGTGA
- a CDS encoding class I SAM-dependent methyltransferase, which produces MQRTRFDTEAIVDFSNDTAWEYRFFWSDATRHYGCYDDDHTSHREAMERSNGVYAAKFDVDTTETLLDVGTGRGGVPTRVAAECGIAVHGDFTAELPA; this is translated from the coding sequence ATGCAACGGACGCGGTTCGACACCGAAGCAATCGTCGACTTCTCCAACGACACTGCGTGGGAATATCGCTTCTTCTGGAGCGACGCCACCCGCCACTATGGCTGTTACGACGACGATCACACGAGCCATCGGGAGGCCATGGAACGCTCCAACGGCGTTTACGCCGCCAAATTCGACGTGGACACGACGGAGACGCTGCTGGACGTCGGGACGGGACGTGGCGGCGTTCCCACGCGGGTCGCGGCCGAGTGCGGGATCGCGGTTCACGGCGACTTCACCGCGGAGCTCCCGGCGTAG
- a CDS encoding DUF6114 domain-containing protein, which produces MATKDGRDDSRLPTQWVATRWQRFTRWRLQRPFLGGLLLCIAGVLIAWVPLQILPDIIFIGGEMAGFLAIGAAFGVFVFLTGVFALYRPELADVIGVVGVALSILSIFGSLGGLLVGMLLGIIGGNLCLAWKPEDESTTDPSKVDATVARVCRPFRSVAARAASQLRERVEHIKRRTMGK; this is translated from the coding sequence ATGGCAACGAAAGACGGTCGGGATGACTCCAGGCTCCCCACTCAGTGGGTCGCGACTCGATGGCAGCGGTTCACACGCTGGCGGTTGCAGCGGCCGTTCCTCGGCGGTCTGTTGCTGTGCATTGCCGGGGTTTTGATCGCGTGGGTCCCGCTGCAGATCCTGCCGGATATCATCTTCATCGGTGGTGAGATGGCGGGCTTTCTCGCTATCGGAGCGGCGTTCGGGGTGTTCGTCTTTCTGACGGGGGTATTCGCGCTGTACCGACCGGAGCTCGCCGACGTGATCGGTGTCGTCGGCGTCGCCCTCTCGATCCTCTCGATTTTCGGTTCGCTCGGCGGACTACTGGTCGGCATGCTGCTCGGGATCATCGGCGGGAACCTCTGTCTCGCGTGGAAACCCGAGGACGAGAGCACGACGGACCCGAGCAAAGTCGACGCGACAGTTGCGCGAGTGTGTCGCCCGTTCCGATCGGTCGCCGCGAGGGCAGCCTCGCAACTGCGCGAGCGCGTCGAACACATCAAACGGCGGACCATGGGTAAGTGA
- a CDS encoding SOS response-associated peptidase — protein sequence MCGRYTLTVPDEDLEARFDARFRTAESDSGSDATFTPRYNMAPGQELPVITNEEPETIQRLEWGLVPSWADDDSGGLINARAESIDEKPSFESAYERRRCIVPADGFYEWVETADGKQPYRVTFEDDRVFAMAGLWERWEPATTQTGLDAFGGGVEEASESGPLETFTIVTTDPNDLVSELHHRMAVVLEPAAEERWLSGDEPRALLEPYPSDGMTAYPVSTAVNDPATDEPSLIEPIEVLERSGDRGL from the coding sequence ATGTGCGGTCGCTACACGCTCACCGTCCCAGACGAGGACCTCGAGGCCCGGTTCGACGCCCGGTTTCGGACCGCTGAGTCCGACTCGGGATCGGACGCGACGTTTACGCCGCGGTACAACATGGCACCCGGCCAGGAGCTGCCGGTGATCACGAACGAGGAGCCGGAGACGATCCAGCGCCTCGAGTGGGGACTGGTGCCGTCGTGGGCCGACGACGACAGCGGCGGGCTCATCAACGCGCGGGCGGAGTCCATCGACGAGAAGCCGAGCTTCGAGTCGGCCTACGAGCGGCGGCGATGCATCGTTCCTGCGGACGGGTTCTACGAGTGGGTCGAGACTGCGGACGGAAAACAGCCCTATCGGGTGACCTTCGAGGACGATCGCGTGTTCGCGATGGCCGGCCTCTGGGAGCGCTGGGAACCGGCAACGACCCAGACGGGGCTCGACGCTTTCGGTGGCGGCGTCGAGGAGGCATCCGAGAGCGGCCCCCTCGAGACGTTTACCATCGTCACGACCGACCCCAACGACCTCGTCTCGGAACTCCACCACCGGATGGCCGTCGTTCTCGAGCCGGCTGCGGAAGAACGGTGGCTGTCGGGCGACGAGCCCCGAGCACTGCTCGAGCCCTATCCGTCCGACGGGATGACGGCGTATCCGGTCTCGACGGCGGTGAACGACCCGGCGACGGACGAGCCGTCGCTGATCGAGCCGATCGAGGTCCTCGAGCGGAGCGGTGACCGAGGGTTATAG